A single window of Aspergillus oryzae RIB40 DNA, chromosome 8 DNA harbors:
- a CDS encoding uncharacterized protein (predicted protein) produces MRVLSITYVFAVLQVVKGIPLGRQEKVGCASLAGAQIDNAAHIHHAQNVPIGGLTLSSNGSPVRNELPLCHVQGTINYMAGGDATPDPRGNNTLTWELFLPDQYHYNGRFLAVGNGGFAGDIDNATMLTNLNSGFAVAGCDSGHPLLESEASGPNDSVPFLDDIAKVKAWIHNSIAMTTNVTRSITANYYAEQPAYSYFWGCSTGGAQGYALAQYHPTLFDGIYAGSPGNWYSHLILSFLWNGLHATGEGFMSQDALNLITKRTVAACDELDGVKDGLIENPLRCDFDIRTLECQPGQTAISNNKTIYAGPKDQRTGKQIYPGFDLGSENGWLAQETYLYSSYAAPILRQLVFKDRTYNVTSFNWGSDVDHLDYTASPAIDEISPDLSAFSQRGGKLITLQGWADQYNAATWPIEHLKQIQSTMKGQDVPDFIRLFMVPGGGHCGANSAYTHVPATYHALDALLPWVEDGIQPGEVMSSAPPDGSNTTRKLCVWPKEPRFLNGSPGDWQSYTCV; encoded by the exons ATGAGAGTATTATCTATAACCTACGTATTTGCGGTCCTACAAGTCGTCAAGGGCATCCCGCTGGGGCGGCAAGAGAAAGTGGGCTGTGCAAGTCTCGCTGGAGCCCAGATTGACAATGCGGCACATATCCATCACGCTCAAAATGTGCCTATAGGAGGGCTCACGCTATCCAGTAATGGAAGTCCCGTCAGAAATGAGCTTCCTCTCTGCCATGTTCAAGGAACCATTAACTACATGGCTGGCGGGGATGCTACGCCGGACCCACGCGGGAATAACACCCTTACCTGGGAACTATTCCTTCCAGACCAGTATCATTACAATGGACGTTTCCTTGCCGTTG GAAACGGAGGCTTCGCCGGCGATATTGATAACGCCACCATGCTCACAAACCTCAATTCCGGCTTCGCAGTCGCAGGTTGTGACAGTGGACACCCACTACTCGAAAGTGAAGCCAGTGGACCTAACGACTCTGTACCGTTCTTAGACGATATCGCGAAGGTGAAAGCCTGGATCCACAATTCAATAGCCATGACCACCAATGTCACGCGATCCATCACTGCAAACTATTACGCTGAGCAACCGGCCTACAGTTATTTCTGGGGCTGCTCAACTGGCGGTGCCCAGGGCTATGCACTTGCACAGTACCATCCTACCTTGTTTGATGGTATCTATGCTGGAAGTCCGGGAAATTGGTACAGTCACTTGATACTGAGCTTCCTCTGGAATGGACTACATGCGACTGGGGAGGGGTTTATGAGTCAGGATGCTTTGAATCTCATCACGAAAAGAACAGTAGCTGCCTGTGATGAGCTAGATGGTGTCAAAGACGGGTTGATTGAGAATCCGTTGAGGTGTGACTTTGATATCAGAACACTGGAATGCCAGCCCGGTCAGACTGCCATCAGCAACAATAAGACT ATTTATGCCGGGCCGAAGGATCAACGTACCGGAAAGCAGATCTATCCCGGCTTCGATCTGGGCTCAGAAAACGGTTGGCTGGCCCAGGAAACATATCTGTACTCCTCGTACGCGGCTCCTATTCTTCGCCAGCTAGTATTCAAAGACAGAACGTATAACGTCACATCTTTCAACTGGGGCTCTGATGTCGATCATCTAGACTACACTGCATCACCGGCCATTGACGAAATCTCTCCTGACCTGTCGGCATTCAGTCAGCGAGGAGGCAAGTTAATCACGCTTCAAGGATGGGCAGATCAGTACAATGCAGCTACGTGGCCAATCGAGCACCTGAAACAGATCCAGTCGACTATGAAAGGGCAAGATGTCCCTGATTTTATCCGATTGTTCATGGTTCCTGGGGGTGGGCACTGTGGGGCCAATTCAGCGTATACTCACGTACCCGCCACTTACCATGCTCTTGATGCTTTGTTGCCGTGGGTGGAGGATGGGATTCAGCCCGGGGAAGTCATGAGCTCGGCACCTCCTGATGGGTCGAATACAACTAGGAAACTGTGTGTATGGCCCAAGGAGCCGAGATTTCTTAATGGAAGCCCGGGCGATTGGCAGAGTTACACATGTGTTTAG
- a CDS encoding acyclic terpene utilization AtuA family protein (predicted protein) has protein sequence MLNTRPIRIGNVSGATGDHPQAMLRMAQHGNVDVIVGDWLSEMNIAWNAITKSQDPDLGYEPGFLAQLSDCLDIVVAKDIKVVANAGALNTSSLMQKVCALCKERGHSKVIVASVLGDDISEPIQKKEPGFQDLHHLDHDEWKLKDWPLKPHCAVAYIGAWGIVEALNAGADIVICGRVTDASPVISAAAWWYRWQRDAWDELAGALVAGHLIECGPYVTGANFSGFKPLLPNLVDLSFPIAEISPDGSCIITKCEAYGGAVTKFNTIAQLLYELQGELYLNPDVATDLRNVSVDEIGPGRVRVYGAIGQPPPPTTKAMIAAPGGYQAEAIFYINGLDVNEKAEMLRNQLDHALRGNGFCKLSIELYGSPAINPSSQQAGTVFLRIFTQARNIEDISAERFKTLIYALRMQSYPGYHMNLDFRMMDAKPFMEVFPAVIPLDLLYHRIILSNGIQQGAPSAPVTRIYPIQRPSYETKIPIPLSQFGAKEAAPLGSIVHARSGDKGDNFNLGFFVRNSDEYPWLQSFLTVDRFKELLGDDWPKRENEPRAERCEFPKLLAVHFRVLDFLDGGIASSSRIDGLGKGIGEYLRSRVVDIPKKFLERGNAGASEEAVVRGETG, from the exons ATGCTCAACACACGCCCCATCCGCATCGGTAATGTCTCCGGTGCAACCGGCGACCACCCCCAGGCAATGTTGCGAATGGCGCAGCACGGTAACGTCgatgtcatcgtcggagACTGGTTATCGGAAATGAATATTGCATGGAATGCGATAACCAAATCACAAGACCCGGATTTGGGATATGAGCCTGGGTTTCTCGCCCAGTTAAGCGACTGCCTAGATATCGTTGTAGCAAAGGATATAAAAGTCGTCGCGAACGCTGGGGCGTTGAACACGTCATCCCTTATGCAGAAGGTTTGCGCACTATGCAAAGAGAGAGGGCATAGCAAAGTCATAGTGGCTTCAGTACTAGGAGACGATATCTCGGAGCCaatccagaagaaggagccTGGTTTCCAGGACTTACATCATCTGGACCACGACGAGTGGAAACTGAAGGATTGGCCATTGAAGCCACACTGTGCTGTGGCATACATTGGGGCTTGGGGTATTGTGGAAGCTCTAAATGCAGGCGCTGACATTGTCATATGTGGTCGTGTCACTGATGCTTCGCCAGTTATTAGCGCCGCGGCGTGGTGGTATAGGTGGCAGCGAGACGCTTGGGATGAGCTTGCCGGTGCACTGGTTGCTGGAC ACCTCATTGAGTGTGGTCCGTATGTGACAGGTGCCAACTTCTCCGGCTTCAAGCCCTTGCTTCCCAACCTTGTCgacctttccttccccatcgCTGAAATCAGTCCTGATGGCAGTTGCATAATCACTAAGTGTGAAGCCTACGGTGGAGCAGTGACTAAGTTCAACACCATCGCCCAGCTACTTTACGAGCTACAAGGGGAGTTATATCTCAATCCAGACGTCGCAACCGACCTGCGAAATGTATCCGTAGACGAGATCGGCCCTGGTCGCGTCAGGGTTTATGGTGCCATTGGACAACCGCCACCACCGACGACAAAAGCCATGATAGCAGCGCCGGGAGGCTATCAAGCAGAAGCGATATTCTACATCAATGGTCTGGACGTGAACGAGAAAGCAGAGATGCTTCGAAATCAACTTGATCACGCTCTCCGTGGTAACGGCTTTTGCAAATTATCCATTGAACTCTACGGCTCACCTGCCATCAACCCGTCTAGTCAACAGGCGGGAACAGTATTTCTACGTATATTTACACAAGCGAGGAATATTGAGGACATCTCAGCAGAGAGATTCAAGACACTGATATATGCCCTGCGGATGCAAAGCTACCCAG GATATCACATGAATCTTGACTTTCGGATGATGGATGCAAAACCATTCATGGAGGTCTTTCCAGCAGTTATTCCGCTTGACCTTCTATATCATCGAATCATTCTCTCCAATGGCATACAACAGGGTGCACCGTCTGCTCCAGTCACAAGAATATACCCGATCCAGAGACCTTCCTACGAGACCAAGATTCCCATACCTTTGAGTCAGTTCGGCGCGAAGGAGGCCGCCCCGTTGGGTAGTATAGTTCACGCCCGCTCAGGAGACAAAGGGGATAATTTTAActtgggcttctttgtcCGAAACTCTGACGAGTACCCGTGGCTGCAATCATTCTTAACAGTGGATCGATTCAAAGAGCTACTTGGGGATGACTGGccaaaaagagagaatgagCCTCGAGCGGAACGATGCGAGTTTCCAAAACTGTTAGCTGTTCACTTCAGAGTTCTAGACTTCTTAGATGGTGGCATTGCTAGTTCTAGTCGGATTGATGGGCTGGGCAAAGGGATAGGGGAATACTTAAGAAGTCGCGTGGTGGACATTCCGAAGAAGTTTTTAGAAAGAG